The Megalobrama amblycephala isolate DHTTF-2021 linkage group LG20, ASM1881202v1, whole genome shotgun sequence genome includes a window with the following:
- the csnk1db gene encoding casein kinase I codes for MELRVGNRYRLGRKIGSGSFGDIYLGTDISVGEEVAIKLECVKTKHPQLHIESKIYKMMQGGVGIPTIKWCGAEGDYNVMVMELLGPSLEDLFNFCSRKFSLKTVLLLADQMISRIEYIHSKNFIHRDVKPDNFLMGLGKKGNLVYIIDFGLAKKYRDARTHQHIPYRENKNLTGTARYASINTHLGIEQSRRDDLESLGYVLMYFNLGSLPWQGLKAATKRQKYERISEKKMSTPIEVLCKGYPSEFATYLNFCRSLRFDDKPDYSYLRQLFRNLFHRQGFSYDYVFDWNMLKFGANRTAEEAERERRERDERMRHSRNPAARGIPAASGRPRPTQDGAPPTPLTPTSHTANTSSPRPVTGMERERKVSMRLHRGAPVNVSSSDLTGRQDTSRMSTSQNSIPFDHHGK; via the exons ATGGAGCTACGAGTTGGAAACAGATACAGACTGGGTAGAAAAATTGGAAGTGGATCATTTGGAGACATTTATCTGG GCACAGACATTTCAGTTGGAGAGGAAGTGGCCATCAAACTGGAATGTGTGAAGACGAAGCACCCTCAGCTCCACATCGAGAGCAAGATTTACAAGATGATGCAGGGTGGAG TTGGAATCCCTACCATAAAGTGGTGTGGTGCAGAAGGAGATTACAACGTGATGGTGATGGAGTTGCTCGGCCCAAGTCTGGAGGATCTCTTCAATTTCTGCTCCAGGAAGTTCAGCCTGAAGACTGTCCTGCTGTTGGCTGATCAGATG ATCAGCCGCATTGAGTACATCCACTCCAAGAACTTCATTCACAGGGACGTGAAGCCTGATAATTTTCTGATGGGCTTGGGAAAGAAAGGCAACCTGGTCTACATCATTGACTTTGGTCTGGCTAAGAAATACCGTGACGCACGAACACACCAGCACATTCCCTATCGCGAGAACAAGAACCTGACGGGCACTGCGCGATATGCATCCATCAACACACACCTTGGCATTG AGCAGTCTCGGCGGGATGACCTGGAGTCTCTTGGTTATGTGCTGATGTACTTCAACTTGGGCTCGCTGCCTTGGCAGGGACTGAAAGCCGCCACCAAGAGACAGAAGTATGAGCGCATCAGTGAAAAGAAGATGTCCACCCCCATTGAAGTTCTTTGCAAGGGCTACCCAT CTGAATTTGCCACGTACCTCAACTTTTGCCGGTCACTGCGATTTGATGACAAGCCAGACTACTCGTACTTGAGGCAACTCTTCAGGAATCTGTTCCACAGACAGGGCTTTTCCTATGACTACGTGTTTGATTGGAACATGCTCAAATTT GGCGCTAACCGTACAGCAGAGGAGGCAGAACGTGAGAGGAGAGAGCGGGACGAGCGGATGAGGCACAGCAGGAATCCTGCCGCTCGAGGGATCCCAGCAGCCTCAGGCAGACCCCGCCCCACACAGGATGGTGCTCCTCCCACCCCCCTCACACCCACCTCTCACACAG CAAACACATCCTCACCAAGACCGGTCACTGGCATGGAGCGTGAACGAAAGGTCAGCATGCGGCTTCATCGTGGCGCCCCAGTTAACGTGTCGTCCTCAGACCTGACAGGGCGGCAAGACACTTCCCGCATGTCCACATCACAG AATAGCATTCCCTTCGATCACCACGGCAAGTAG